One genomic segment of Tubulanus polymorphus chromosome 4, tnTubPoly1.2, whole genome shotgun sequence includes these proteins:
- the LOC141904431 gene encoding uncharacterized protein LOC141904431, protein MKVLDFVVPKFVGIRRIGHNTGTNCANNSLDMVTLEASQSSAETTTISDSVSNTWSYGRSLTVSASIKAGFLGNAGAVAFSATLSSKDTFTKGTVNISSHVETTTNKANDKFEYRGPASGLIVATAKLYKFDRSSVNVELDIACEDGTEFKERKKVALSQSVFSGVHFTKETGFYNPGQCQYHNPCLYALQNGLSDSEPFEIIRKFQDCFKNGVGHTTLKDDYTHVPGYVGCYVDKSSARDLSDEVLISNDLTIEMCKTFCGSKSRRFAGLQNATECYCGDSYGKYEKKPESECNKACVVEPRKKCGGVNRNSIYELLPDYLGCFIDDIDNRDLSVKYATTSKSMNLKKCINYCQSSGYSFAGLQYNTKCQKVDCRCGNSYGKYGGTTEKNCDVPNPENDKEKYGRVGFNSMYKVDPNYVGCYKARGGQKDICFYIGCYKDVNGDRDLLDKWTTSTPMATGLCLIECQSRGYVYAGLQSGNQCFCGSSYGKHGGRRADSECDMNCVGNSDQKCGGNNRNSIYLCSRDEMSVDKCINWCRGFSTNDFRYVYAKLSEGNRCTCATKSDSRRGTLLATGKCTKPCDGDKNQICGGGGKHSIYKIQETL, encoded by the exons ATGAAGGTTCTCGACTTCGTAGTTCCAAAATTCGTCGGTATTCGAAGAATTGGCCATAACACGGGCACAAATTGCGCAAATAACAGTCTCGATATGGTTACATTGGAAGCAAGTCAATCAAGCGCAGAGACCACGACCATCAGTGATTCTGTATCAAACACCTGGAGCTACGGCAGATCTTTGACCGTTTCAGCAAGCATAAAAGCCGGTTTCCTGGGAAATGCAGGCGCAGTAGCTTTTTCTGCTACATTATCTTCGAAGGATACATTTACAAAAGGCACGGTTAACATATCATCACACGTCGAAACAACTACAAACAAGGCAAACGACAAATTCGAATACCGCGGTCCAGCATCGGGCTTAATTGTAGCTACTGCTAAGTTGTATAAATTCGACAGAAGTTCCGTAAACGTAGAGCTTGATATAGCTTGTGAGGATGGTACAGAGTTTAAAGAGAGGAAAAAGGTCGCATTAAGTCAAAGTGTTTTCTCTGGCGTACACTTTACCAAAGAGACTGGATTTTACAATCCTGGACAATGTCAATATCATAATCCTTGTCTTTACGCATTACAAAATGGTTTAAGCGATTCAGAACCTTTCGAGATCATTCGAAAATTCCAAGACTGCTTCAAAAATGGTGTTGGACATACCACGTTGAAGGATGATTATACCCACG TACCTGGTTATGTCGGTTGTTACGTGGACAAGTCGAGCGCCAGAGATTTGTCCGATGAAGTTTTGATAAGCAACGATTTAACCATTGAGATGTGTAAAACATTCTGTGGTTCGAAAA GCAGAAGATTTGCCGGGTTGCAAAATGCTACCGAATGTTACTGCGGTGACAGTTATGGCAAATACGAGAAGAAACCAGAATCCGAATGTAATAAGGCGTGTGTAGTGGAACCGAGGAAAAAATGTGGCGGCGTGAATAGAAACTCAATCTATGAACTACTGCCCGATTATCTAGGTTGCTTCATCGACGATATTGACAATAGAGATTTGTCAGTGAAGTATGCAACAACATCGAAGAgtatgaatttaaaaaagtgTATAAACTATTGCCAGTCATCGG GTTACAGTTTTGCTGGTTTGCAATACAACACTAAATGTCAAAAAGTTGATTGTCGCTGTGGAAATAGCTATGGCAAATATGGTGgaacaactgaaaaaaattgcgATGTACCAAACCCAGAAAACGATAAAGAAAAATACGGACGAGTCGGTTTTAATTCTATGTATAAAGTTGACCCTAATTATGTCGGTTGTTATAAAGCAAGAGGAGGACAGAAAGATATATGTTTTTACATTGGTTGTTACAAAGATGTTAACGGTGATAGGGATCTGCTAGATAAATGGACAACATCGACCCCAATGGCTACAGGATTATGTTTAATTGAATGCCAATCAAGAG GTTACGTATACGCGGGTTTACAGTCTGGCAACCAATGTTTCTGTGGTAGCAGTTACGGTAAACATGGAGGAAGGAGAGCAGATTCTGAATGTGACATGAACTGCGTTGGTAACAGTGATCAAAAATGTGGTGGCAACAATAGAAACTCTATTTACCTTTGCTCTCGGGATGAAATGTCAGTTGATAAATGTATCAATTGGTGTCGAGGTTTTAGCACCAACG ATTTCCGATATGTTTACGCTAAACTTTCTGAAGGTAATCGATGTACATGCGCCACAAAATCAGACTCTCGTAGAGGGACACTACTAGCTACTGGCAAATGCACTAAACCATGCGACGGTGATAAAAACCAAATCTGTGGTGGTGGCGGCAAACATTCTATTTATAAGATACAAGAAACTCTCTAA